The sequence CAACACGCTTCTTTTGGCAGCACTGCTGCACGGGACTCGCTCGgaaagaatgtctccaaagaagtggGTTTTAGTTGTAAAGGAAATATAACTTTGTTCAGCATCCCAAAAGAACCCAATGTTAtgtgaacagtggatgcagtttgttttttggGGCAACAATGGAGTttcacaaatgtgtttgtttgacgAACATTTTATAAATGGATTTATAGTGTTTTGGAACCAAAGtgttcatatatgtgtgtatgaacTACATATACACTACATATGTCTTTCCAAGtgatcagctgtgtcctgttgcattaattgtCAGGGAATGTGTtgtatcagttatatccattgcttctgtaTTCTGAGTTTTGCATCCTATGacgacacacacaaaccaggatgaagatgagggaGCTGACTTTGAAAGagaagcaagcaatttggatgcttaAAGAAAAGAGGAGGTCAGTTAGAGTTTAACACAGAATTATTAGACTTTAACACAGAATTACAGAGGCTACACAGCAAGAtacaaacctctgatcagcactaaaaatagaaaggcaagattagtatttgcaaaaaagcacaaaggtgagccagtagagttttgaaACTGACTTTTATGGACAggtgagacaaagattaacctttgtCTAAGTGATAGGAACGCAAAGGtgtgcactcactattctaaatctattcttaaaaaaaataaaaaatgaaataaaatctaactaactttctaatctttttgtattctatctgttttcttttcatttattgtacaattaacaaaagcaaaaaaagacctctaacactagcttgctctattctttttctattctatccgttttctttttatttattatattatttaaaagcccttgctacatgtactgctttaagctaactgagacttattatagcacttgtatatcattgctcttttgttgattttgatggcttccattgtcctcatttgtaagtttattttgtttaagttaaaatatatatgattatttgtatatgtgtgtgtgattgatgttTAATTTTGAATGTATATGTAAAGCCTTcatgtcatgttgttgttgtttttttacagacttttttgtgtgtggtgatTGTAAAGGGAACATGTGGTTCAATCAGCCTCCTGATCTGTAGTATCCTTGTATTCACTCATAGATATAATTATCATATTTCAGTCATGCAGTCATGCATTTCTGATAAATTGTTTGTGTGACTGGTCTGTAGGCACACACGGACAAAGTGAGTGTACTGCGACTTACCGAGAGCCTCATCATCTCAGCATCTCATGACAGAACCGTCAAACTGTGGGACAGACAAACTAAGAAACAGGTATATTTATTCTTGCTTTTATGCTCGGTGTGTATAccaatgtttatttaattgtcaAGGTTCTGGAGGTGAACGCATGTGACCCCAAGGAATTTGTTTTGCAGTGATACGCAGGGTCAGCTGTACTTCCTGTCTTGGAAAGGTTGATTTCCTGAACATCAGTTAAAGGACACAGTCACTTGATGCATGTTATTATTTGTACATTCGTAACCTTTAATTTTTTCCCATCAGTTGAAGTGCTGAATtctgcacattttcattttattttacatgcataaaGCATTATGCTCTAATGATAATATTGCCTTAAACTAAGCCATGatatgaatatttgtgttgattttgttaCATAAATTTTATAACCACTTGATTACATTaagtaaattgattttttttaagggttGTGCATCCTTTATATAAAAAGCTATTCTGGGTGAATAAACGGTCTGGAGGTTCACATGGGGAACAGCAGATGTCCACTGAATGTGCTGTGATGGTGTTCTCCATTGTCGAAAATCCATTGTCCAGGATAGAGATTTACCTTCACTTTATCCCCTTCTTCTAGCAGCAGAGAGACTCCATTTGAAGAGCTGATAAAACCACTTGCTTGGTGTCCATGTGTAGAAATTATATGCTGGCCATTTTTAAACAGGCCTGCAGTAACAGCTCTGTTTATGTGTCCAGATGCCTTGGAGAAGACCCTGAAAGCATACGCTCCCCTCACAGGTGCTGTAAAGATTCCTGTATCAGGCAGTGGTTAATTAGATGCATTCAACTGAGAGCATTGTAGAAAATCCCAGAGATACATTTACACTATATGAATTGATTCACCTGTGTTTGGATCATAGGCATTTCCAGCGTTGAGGAAGACATGCTTGTAAATCAGAGTGTGTAAACCATTAAAAAAGGGTCCAACGCTTTGTGGTCCGAAAGAGGTCAACAGAGAGGCTGAGAAAGCCACTTTTGGAGCTAAAATATCAACATAAAAATTAGATTACAAATGATCTTGTGTTTACattatcgttcaaaagtttggggttggtaagatctgtttatgttttcaaaagaagtctcttaaggctacatttacattttttttcctcaggatttttgatgagtagacagagacagaacagtatttatatgGCATTTATATGGAAtagaattattttgtaacattttaatgtctttactgtcacatttgatcattaatgcatccatgctgaataaaattattcattactATACCAAGAGTGTAACTTAAGCTCTGTACAAACAGCAGTACTGTAGAGCTATAAAGTTTAGAAAAAGATATAAATCACAAAATTCCAACATGGTTAATAAATGAATCCTGACTcatgatgaaaaatatttaaagttgtaACAGCCTTAATTTTTAAAGTGACTTAACAAATTGTAATGTTACCTTGATTCAGCTTCATTAGTTCATCCATTTTGATCTTTGTGTCAACTGTTGTTTCATGCAAAATCTTCAGTTCTTTTGCTTGttcttaaataataatcaaacaaatgtTTAGTGCATATAGACAATGTAAGCTGAAGAAATATATAGATTCTCCTTCTTAACCTTTGTCAAGTAGTGATATCACAGTATGCAATttaactttataatgtttcaatagAGCAGTGTggtgttataaatatatttagaaatatacaaGTTATTGCAGTTCCTTTTAAACTGGCACTGTCATGTATGTATAGGATCTTGTCATGTTACCTTCGTTCTCTGTTTTTAGTCGTTCCGTTTCATTCTCCATAGATTTCATCCTTTTTTCCATGGTTGTTATTTTTTCTAGTTCTTCAAGGATATTTATATTTGGTGAAAGTACTTCATCTGCTGGTATAGCCCACAAATTGAGCATTACGAGTGTTACAAGAATCAACATTATTGCGCTGTAGTACTGTACTGAATCAACTTAAGTCATGTTTTTATAGTCTTAAAGACAGAATAACATCTTGCGTAATTATTTAAACTGTCCAATAGACTTTGGACTACAGAAccaatgctttttttattgtgtgaaaaGAAGGATTTCATGGTATTGTGCCTTTTTTCCAATATTTTACCTAATTCGTCTTTTATGCGTTAGTTTCTGTTGAATAAAGCGTTCACTCTATTTCTAATCAAAGTCTTTTtaatcaagcttttttttttaatcaaaagcttTAGTGAAATATCTTGTGTATATATTAGCCACTCTAGAAAGCAACTAAGACATGAAGAATCTAAATTAGATTACATCATTAGAAATGATTCCATTAAACCCCTTTTTAAGGATTACCTTCAATAAAgaaagtaaatactgtaaatgaaattctttataaaattcaacatttatacattttttttttttattatttcaaaatttaagTATTTAATGTTTGTGGCTATTAAAGTTATAGCAGGCTTTTATATGGTAATGCTATTTTAGATTAAGGCTAAACATTTATGAGTCGCATTTAGAAAATGGCAAAATTGTTATTTATGGTAgtacatacactcttaaaaataaaggtgcttcacaatgctaTAGAAGAatcttttttgtctaaatggtgccataaagaatctttaacatctgaagaacctttctgtttcacaaaaggttctttgtggcaaaagaaggttcttcagattataaaaaggtaagaaagaggtggttctttaaagaatctttgactgaatggttcttctatagcatCGCTATGTGTATTTAccttcattttgtttaattaggTCATCCATTTTGTTCTTTACATCATCTGTTGTACCACACATGGTCCTTTGCTTGTgctaaaaataatagtaattctTAATAGATAagcattaattcatttataaaaacatttctgattaattgTAAGCCTTGACATTTTTTGATaggctgtttttaaatgtagccCAAATATGTGAGATTTGTCAATGACAAAACaccttaattttcttttaatggtTCATCCATTTTGATCTTTGTGTCCTCCAGCTTCTTTGTTTGTGCTAAAATAATGAACAATCATTAACTTCTCAGTGCATACATGGACAATGTGAACAATCCACATTCTATTGCacaggaaaatatttttattgtaggaCTTATTAATCTATGTTTAGGAAAACTGTTACTTTTTAATACTCCATTAAAGTTCTCTgttcttaaaaacacatttgtaaacacTGTCACATTACTTTCTGTTCTTAGTCATTCCATTTCCTTCTCCATAGATTCCATCCTTGTTTCTGTGATCTTTATTTTCCCCAGTTCTTCAAGGATGTTTATGTttggtacattttatttatgacatGTAAGAATTGTTAGTGTCTACTCTACACATCAAACTGCTATATTATTTCATTGACAggttttaatattaatgaaaattgaaacaaatttaaaggatttttgcAGACTATATTAAGACTTTATTGAATTTTTGTCACCTTtgattgattttttgatttttgtcttgccaagcactgattaaaaaaaaaataaaaaaattcatctgaacaaaaatgtgtatttggaCTAACATCCTTTAACTTCCAGCTAACCACCATCTTCATTTCTTTTCTCTGTGATTATTATAGATTGTGATCATTTCTTAGCCTCACAAAAACCTGACAGACTTTGgactacaaatatttaaacatccctTCCTTAAACAAATAGTTACCATTCCACCGTTAGAcaatttgtttaaactttatttgCCTAATTCCTCTTTTCCATATTGTTCTtctataaaatgtttctttattgaTATTGCATGAAGAGAGTAATGATCAGtgactcacactcacacagaaaacagtaaaaGAGCATTATAATGGAATAGTATACTACACTAACTATTTTGGTAAAATGGTTTTATGGGTTACATTTGGCACACTGACACAGATAGGTGTCAATCATTGCTAAAAATCTACCATAATGCCGAAATTTAATATACCAGGATTTTTAGTGTACAGTTCTTTACTgtggaaaataaaatcatataggCCTATTTTGATTTCCAAAGGTTTTAGAGAAAGACTTTGCTACATGTATACTTGCCTCATACTGTAGGTGTCATAAACAAAGGTGATACAACTGAAGTATTAGTTAGTACTGTATGTTAGATATCAAATTGATTATcaaatgattataaaatgtattatcaaatCCATTCAGACAGACaaattcagagagaaaaaaacaataatgagcATTGAACATTTAGTATGATTACACTTTATAGTTCCTGACTAAAAGTTTACTCCAGACCCTGAAGAAGTCTGTTTGTGCCGCTACGCTTGGGTTGTTTTTCCCCtatgtcttttaaattttctatcaTGAAATAGCCAGTtcattaaaggctttttataaaTTTCTAAAGAAGAGTGCCTTGGATTTCCTTCTACTACATTACACTTTATAGCTCGTTCGTTCATtcagtttatctatctatctatctatctatctatctatctatctatctatctatctatctatctatctatctatatctatctatctctatctgtctgtctgtcactttcgttcatttgttcgttcattcattctgAACTTTAGATTTATTAGGCTAGTGGTTTTTTCTGTCTCAAAATTGAAATCGAGAATTGTAAAATTGAATTGGtatcttaaagctgcagtccgtaacttttttttggttaaaaatgatccgaaattaatatttgagcaagtacataaccagccagtgttcaaaactatcgccttactttagcccgattcacagcggttagcttataataatgttttctaatttgattaGTACAGGTAGGTTTATGTGGGAAATTCGAGCATGCAGCTGCGTCATTatgtcacgtctgtaaacataaagaagttgtcctgGCTACTTggctatcgcatgtgaggatcctgcaggtggccGATTGTTTAATGCCTTTTCTTACAGCAGCTAGAATAACTAAATGTACCATTTTGATggtggattgtaatccagaaaggattatgtttttatgaaacacctgaatgaaattaaattatattccagagAAATTATTGGCAGTGCAAGTAATTATTGGAACCACTGACCCGACCAGGCCAGTAGAAAAAATCCTTAGTGTTGAGCCCTGCTCTTGATATGCAAAAATGCTGGTGAGTAAATTTAACTAGGTTTCCTTTTAAGGATTACCTTCAATAAAGAAAGTAAATGGGTCATTCTATAATTAGGGGTATATTTGGAATTAGACAATGTGAAGAAAAAAGTTACCCAAACGTGAccttacataaaacatttaaaattaaagggatagttcacccaaaaatggttcaaaaaacacattattttccgcataatgcacattattgttgctcctctatgtcctgcctttctgaaacgcgttaatttttacaaagctcattgttctgataagtgaggtgtgctctgattggccagctatcctcAAGCActtgacggaaatgttatgccacttaacatactgtgatgcagaGTCCCAGCGCAaccagacaaaaacaataaaacccattataaacgaggcatttgttgcatcaagtgggcacataatta is a genomic window of Cyprinus carpio isolate SPL01 chromosome B2, ASM1834038v1, whole genome shotgun sequence containing:
- the LOC109078625 gene encoding cerebellin-2; this encodes MLILVTLVMLNLWAIPADEVLSPNINILEELEKITTMEKRMKSMENETERLKTENEEQAKELKILHETTVDTKIKMDELMKLNQAPKVAFSASLLTSFGPQSVGPFFNGLHTLIYKHVFLNAGNAYDPNTGIFTAPVRGAYAFRVFSKASGHINRAVTAGLFKNGQHIISTHGHQASGFISSSNGVSLLLEEGDKVKVNLYPGQWIFDNGEHHHSTFSGHLLFPM